TCCACTGGTAAATTCTTATACTGATGAATCAAATTGagcaaaagaaatagaaaacaaaCTTATTTCCTCTGCATTATGTATATAACATTCACGTTAATTAATAATATACTCTTATATAAAAAATTTCAGGATTGTAACAAATATTCCAGGTACCACAGACGTCTCTTTTGGTAAGTCTGAAGCAGTGACTTGGCTAATTAATTACTGTATGATGTATAGCAGAGAGTAAAGTACTCTTGGCTAGAAACAATATTAACTTAATTAGCATTATTGAATACAGGAAGGGAGATAGTGAGCTATGAGAGTCCAAAGCCAGTAATCGGGATTCACCGCTATGTATTCATTTTATACAAACAAAGAGGAAGGCAAACAGTGAAACCACCAGCAACAAGGGACCAATTCAATACTAGGGGCTTTTCAGCAGAAAATGGTTTGGGATCCCCTGTTGCTGCTCTCTACTTCAATGCCCAGAGAGAAACTGCTGCCAGAAGAAGATGATATATTAGCGCAAACTTTTTCTTAAACATGTTTATCTAAATAAGCTCTGCACTCTAAACCATAGTATGGACAGCAGACGGATTACTATTAGTAGAACGTGGCACTTACTTTCCCCTCTCTGATTGGTTTAAGAGATTTAAGTGTCATTGTCAAGCATATTATAAGCTCATATCCAAATATATATGTATGGTGTTACTATGTACTATAACTTAGTTGTTGGATTCATCTGCTCATTTTTGTATCAGCCGCAAAGTTGTATCTCTTTTTGTTTTATATAAAGatagtgaatatatatatatatatatatatatatatatatatatatatatatatataattcaataGCATTACATTAAATTTAGAAATGGTAAAAGTTAATAACACACACAATTCCAAATCAGTGATCAATAGACTCATCTTCATTATTGCATAAGGGACATTTCAAATCATCAACGGAACCCCACTTTGCAACCCTATCTTTGGTGAATAGTCTCCTATATATATAGCCATGTTAAAAACAAAGCACCACCTACGAGATCCAGGATTTTTACAGATTGGTCTCTTCCAATTAACTTGTTGAAATTCTCCCCTAATCTTATGTAGCCATCTGCGTTATATCCAGAAGTATTGAATTATTGTCAATACTAATTGTAACATTTGGGGCTACTTAAGTCTTATTGCCTTTGTGTTCTTATAATTATATTGATTGTTGACTACATTTTCAAACTGTTGTAGACGGAACATATGTAAGTAAACAAAAAGTGAGAAATAAATTAATAGATTTACTTGTCTCTAATGGTCTTTTGTTTTTGACTCACTAAgagaattgttttttttttttaattcggATGTCCCCGAAGGGACAAATTTTGGACCATTTCTCGATTTGTGCGTGGCATCCTTGCGCAGGGGCCAAGCTAATCTTCTCTGTACCGTTCCAATGCTAAGAGAATTGTTTTACTAATCATAAATTTTCAAACATCTCACGAGATAGGCagaaaaaactgaaaataaacatttataagctctttaaaatttaaaaacatgatgataaaaagaaataaaagagaagagaaagccaaacatcatgaaaagaaattatAGAGTATTTAGAAAAGTTTGAAACGTTAAAAGAGCTCATAAATGGGTATTAAATTGTCTAACGGGAAGGCGAAAATTGAAATAAGAGCAGCAAAATGAAGacaaaattaagataatatttctctcatttattttctaatttaatatAGTACTATAATTTTATACAATTCTCAATGTTCTAAAATCAGTTCTACTCTCAAGCTTGAAAATACTTCAGAAtgacaaagaagcaaaaaattaagaaaaactaCGTTAACAATTCCGCACATTTCTCAAAGTTCAAACGTCGATTCTAGTCTCAAATACACAATGGATTACATTGTTATTGGCACAAACTATACATTTAATTTCCTCTACCAACTCATTTTATCCAAAGCATATTGAATTAAAAAATTCAGGTACGAGAAGTAAATTTCACCCCGTTTACCTTTTTATGCTTTCCCAACTCATATATGCTAAAATAAATCACCAAATCCACGAGCAAAATTAAGTGATGAAAAATTTCTATAGCAAAAGAGAACTCAAAAAGAAAACGAATACATGGAGACTTCTTTTCAGTGTCGGACTTTATGTTTGACGGGAAATTCGCACCTAGCGAAAAGGTATCCGGTTTGACTGAATACATGTTTGGACAGAGATGTCGGCGAAGATTGTCGAAAGAAGAGAGAAATTGTTATGTTAACCAATGTTTGTGATTCAAGTATGAAAATGTTTACAGAGACGTTTTGAATTGAATGTTTATAAATGCGATTCATTTCCCGAGTTAAGCGCTACAAACTTCTGGGATCCGCCACTATAGCAACCGTTGCatctcttcttggatttttaAGTTGGAGAATCAAGGTTTTAACtgtgaagaaagaagaaaatggcAATAAAACTACAAAAGAGATAAATGGCATTTCGGGGCTAAGAATGGTGCCACGTCACTTTTCTTTTCCCCTCctttatattaatatatagatatatagattttAGATTATATACACcattaatataataatttttttcattaTCAAGATATTTATATCGTATAGGCAACCAACAACTAGGGAGACTTTTGATAAGGCTATTGATAAAGCCTCGAGTGGTTTCGATAAGGGTGTTCAAAGATGTATAGAGAGGACAGAGCAGAGATAGTATTAGGATACGTGTCGGACAACCGATGGACGTGGTCATTTGACAAACAAAATTAACGGAAACAATTACACAAAGTACAATAAGGTTCCAGAATTCTTTATCGGACGACTCTCTTACTGTGGTTAATGTCACGTTATCACGCTTAAAGATTGACAAGAAGTCTCTGAAAACAACCAATCAGAAATCCAAAATTCAAACGCATCGAATGCAACAACAAATCCAGTATAATCACATAAATGAAGTGTGGAAGGTAaagtatacgcagaccttacccatacCTGGTGGAGGTAAAAAGATTGTTTCCTAaagaccatcggctcaagaaaatatgaaaaagaagaaaaaaaagaagaaaacaaagaagaaaaagaaaaaaaccctAATTCTTGACATCCACAAGCATTGAATGCTACAAGCCTAATTGGTTTTGCTTTAATGCATGAGAAATTCATCTCATCCTTTCCAAATGTGCCAATCCCTCCACTTACCTTTTCTCAAAATCCCTTCACGTGAAAAGTTGTGAACCGCTTATAAGATGTCCAGACATTCCTCTCTTGTTCGATGTGAGACTGGATGTCACATTATGCATTTCGTTATTGGTGGTTATCAGTGACTAACTGAGCTTTTACCTACCAGAACTTCCAATATGGAAATGGCAGGCATGGTCCTTTTGGCCACTTCTTATCGCTCCATAAGATAGTAGTTCATCGGTAAACTAATTAAATAGTTCCTCCATCTCCACAATACCGAAGACATCACACCTAATATACAATATCTTGCCAAACTTGCAACTTAAATTGACACTCAAACACACTACTTCTACAGCAGAACATTAAAAGTTGTACAAACAGAGCAAATGTGTAATACAAATTTCCCCTATTCCACTCTCTGTCTTTGTCAGTTTACAGAAACCTAGTGTTTACCTTCACAAACCCCACCAGTACTCAAAACTATCTTTTGCAACTTGATGGGGTACTGGTACAAACAGGTTAAAATTATCTGCTTCAACCAGACTGATAATAATTGCTCTACATACAACAGCAAAGAATTACCTAACAACAATCTCAAGATTAAAGTACTCCAATCTCCTACTACTGAATTCTTTACAAGCCCCAACtccaaataatcaaggcaacatTTTTAAGATATTCAAGACGCTGGAGAGCTGGATCTACTGGCTCATAAACCAGCAAGTGAAACAGAAGCTGCACGAAAGATTCAAAAgcatttaagaaagaaataaagtcAAGCCTTGAATCTTATGTGCTTCTCTGTTTGGCTCAAAATTTCCTCTCCCAGGGCGCCAAAGCAAGCATATTAAGcattaatctcagcattacacTGATGCTCCCTGCTGCAACTTCTTCTGCCCCAAAACATGTTCGAGCAGGTAGTTTTCTCCAATCTCACATTCATTTTGTCTTGGTCATTTGAAGTGGACTGTGACTGATTAGAAGTTTCATCTTGAGTGTCATTTTCTATGGATTCCAAAGTTGGGGAAGGTCCTTCATCACAAGTACACAAAGGGATTGCAACAGAAGGAAATGGGCTACAAGTCACAGGACAGGAAAAATCAGAAGACACTGAAGCAACACGATTCTTTCTAATTTCATGTGCGCTAGAGGGTGTTGATCGATCTTGCTCACGAGGATGAAGCATGCACGGTGTGCATAAGCTAAGGGATAGATGTAACTTAAATTCCTTTGCAGGAGACCCAGGGAGTTTTACAAATGAGACAATGCCATGTCTGCAAAGTGGACATGGAATGGAGCCAGGCGGACCCAATAATTCAGACGGGATGTTGCTTGCAGAGCAAAGATAGAGTGCACATCTTACACACAATTGATGCCCACAACCTGAATATATCGAATACAAAATAAAAGCTCAATATATATTAAACAAACTAAATGCCCTTTTATTAATCAAGAAAGCTCTTCTAATTTTTACAGGGTACATAGTGTCATTTTAACTGTTATCATCTTCTCAAGTTTCCAACAATGTACACTAGAAACATAACTGTGAGATAATCTAATATCACCTACGTAATAAATAAATTTTCCAAACTCACATTTCCGGATTCAGCACAACAAGACTGCAGTTGGTATGAATATGACATTGCTAGATCGCATGGTACCCATTTTTCATTACTCCTTTTGCTCCATTTTGTGCGATACTATTATTATTCGGGCAGTCTGAACAATTTGGTCTTTGACTACGAGTatttcaaactttttaaaataatttgaatTGTTGACGATACTAACTTATAGCACTTATCACGTAATCTTCAAACATGTAAATCTTATTTGAAAAATCTTGAACAATTTATGCCTGAATCCACATTGAAATTAGGTGTTTTGACCCTCATATTCCAAACTCCTTCACATAAAACGGGACGGAAAGAGTATGTCAAACAGATTTCGAAGAGCACCAATCAAGTTTCTTTACCTTAAGACAAGATTGGATCAGCAGATATTCCTTATTGGATGAGTTGAAAAACATCAAGTATAACAAAATAGATGGGAAGAAAAGGTTTAGGTAGATGGGAAGAAATCTCCTGACATTTTTTTCTCTCTATGGAGTTTAAACTTTGATCCCTTAAGATTTTCATACCAACTTCATCTGCATACCCTTGGGTGAAACAACAATATCTAGACTTGATAGGTCTAGAGTGTGCATAATGGCTTAATTTTGAGAGTGTTCCTCACATATTATGTGAGGAAAGGAGGAATGCAGTTCATACTCATGTAATAAAAATAGATAAGGTTGCTTAGTGCTTGATCATGTATGAAACAAAAACCTTTGATTAGAGGGCAATATTACATCATCTGTCGGATTcatatcaatcaatcaactatgccAAATTCTAGATTAGTTTAGATTTGGTTGTATGAATTCTCTATATGTATCCATCTGCTTGATTCAGACCAATCTCATTCCAATACTAAATAATTAGTCTTACGCCCTAGTTCTCTCAATTATTCTTAGCTTTGCATTGATTCTAAAGGATTCTATGTCTTTGAGACAACTTTCTTTCACATGATTTTAGGTTTATCTCGTCTTTTTTTAACCATGTTCAATCATTATAGTGGCACACCTCTATATAAGGAGGTCGATGCATAATCAAGCTAAAATATCTCGACCTTCTGTAATTTTATCCTCTATGTTACTAGCAATCTTTATCAAATGTAATCTTTTCAAATATTGTCAATCTTGGATGAGACATATTCATCTTAATACTCGCATTTATACGACATACATATCTTGTGGATAGGTTGGTCCCTAGAGGCCCAAAGTTCGCTCGTATATAACATTGCTGTCATAACCATATTTAATAGAAATCTCTCTAATTCATATATTgaagaaaatcaaattgaaaggaTAATGGTACGAACCTTCGGCAGACACTGAACATACCCTCTCCAGGCAAACGGCACAAGTATCAGAATCATCAGACGAAGTTGCTGAAGACTGCAAGCCACACTCTCTGCAGAAAGTGGTCACAATGATCAGTACTAACGTATGGTTGCCACCTAATTTTAGACTACCTATTAGATTGACAGTCATTTAAACAcacacaccccccccccccccccccccccccaacacacacacacacacacacacacaacacacGTGCAGAAAAAAACCCCACGCCTAAAATGTTTCCCAAAGAAAGATTAAGAGAAATCACAAAGAGAAGAATAAAACAAGTGCTCATTCTATCACTTAGGTAACAGCCACTACTAACAGTCAAATAAAAATCAGCAAAGCCCAGCATTCAAAGTCCACATTCCATCAGTGAAAGGCGAGAGAGAATTAGCGGTCCATCACACTACTGCTTCAACATGAATAACCAATAGATCAGATATCACAACCGAAGAAAGTTTCCATCGAATATCCGCTAGACAAatggttaaatttttttttttttttttttgggattgtTTTGTTAAGGTGTTTTCTTAAAGCTTGAACTTATACGAGTGGGAACAATCATAATATATCAGGCTTATGCCTTCACAAGCTAAAAGGCTCCATTACACTTTTATGCTGTGCATCATACAGATAGAATGCACAgaaaaaaatacattttcaaaGCTTTTGAACAATCCGACAATGCATGTGTTAGTGACTGTGAACTGCTTGTTACAAACCTATAGCGATATATGGAGTATCCTTTGGCAGTAACGCACACACACAATATCCTTAGCAATCATTGTCATATTCGCATCTAGCAAAGACCTCACTTTGTTTAGTACCCTAGCATATGTAACATTGTCAAACAGATTTGCAGCATTGACAACTATTCATTTCTAttgatgtttccatctaatagTTCAGTTTTCATCAATGGCATTCCTTATTTTGCTTCTCAAAAAGTAGCTACCAAACATGGCCACCATAAAAAGCACTAGGTaatctgaaaatgaaatatcacATGACAAGCATTTGCCTCCTCTCTATTAAGAAAAACTTAACAATAAAAAGTTAGTATATCTCAGACAATACGTGACCAGGTTTAGGGTAGATATTGAACATAGATCTGTAACAAATTTGATGCACCAAAACATATTTCAACCAAGCCACTTAAGATGACAAAGACGGATAGTTCAGAAATACAccttttttaagaaaaaatatatgGAAACCCCACTATCCTGTACCTACAAGCCGAACAGTGGCAATTTCCCACATTTGCTTCTTGGTAACTCAAAACCCTACTTATGTAATTATGTTTGGAAGTGGAGGGTCCTTATTCAAGGCTATCCCTCGCTTGTCACTCCAAAATTAGCATTATGCATGGCAGAAAAGGTAATTGCCATTTACCTTGCGATGTTAAGCACGCTTAATAGAGGCAACGATAAATAACTTGAAGATGGAAAGGGTGGAATTATTGAATCAGAATTTGGTGCAAGTAACGGTTCAAGCCAATGACGCCCCCACATCCTGGCAACATCAAGAGGAAGCCACCTGAAAGAATCCAATATCTGTTGAGCGACATCTGGAAATTTACAGCTGTGAGAGTTTAAACTGAGAAGAAAGTTCTGCATAGATTACCCATTGCAGTTCAATGTCAATCGACTGGCACCTCTTGCAATAAGGATCTGTAGGAACACAAAGTAAATTTTCATTTAAAAGTTAGCAAGGATCAGAATTGCCTCAGAAAATAATAACGTAAATACCAGGAGGTGTCAAAAGTAAACATCTTTTTCTTCTGGCAATTAAAATTATTAGATATCAGTGGGAAGACGAGTTAGCCAATCACCTGACAGCATTTTAGATTTCCTCCACATGCAGCATAGTGCAAAGGAGTACTTCCAGCTCCTAgagaataatttattttgaaagcatgtcaattaagaatcaacCAAAAACATTTAATCATGCCTCGAGCGAGCTTATACCTATCAGATCCATCGATGACCCATAGTGAAATGTCACAGCTGATACATTTGCATTAAGATCAAGCAGGAGCTGGACACAATCAAAATATCCATTCAATGCAGCCATATGAAGAGCAGTAATACCACCATCAGCAGCTTTGTTTACAAATTTTGACAGTGCACTGCAATGAAAAGGAAGCAAATAAAACGATCAGCCAAGTATATGAAGCTTACCAGATAGAATTGTCCAATTTTTCCAAGAAGAATCCAAACCCTCAATGTCAAAGAACATGCCAGAACTCATGAGCATGGTTAGATATTAGCTCAATGTTTTAACTAATtcttttatcaaaacctagacaCCATCTGTTCTATAAAAAGCTAACAAATGAAACACCCACAAGGCCTTTCTTTTACAAGACCATATGTTTACACTACCACCTTCGTCTTCTTTGTCGCAATTCAACATGAATCCTTATAACAAGAATGAAAACAAATAAATGCAAGCAGATGACCCACCTTTGCTCATGCTTG
This DNA window, taken from Nicotiana tabacum cultivar K326 chromosome 4, ASM71507v2, whole genome shotgun sequence, encodes the following:
- the LOC107813869 gene encoding CEN-like protein 1 yields the protein MSSRASESLAVERVIGEVVDSFTACVKMNVIYNGSKQVSNGHELMPALLAARPRVEIGGEDMRSAYTLIMTDPDAPSPSDPYLREHLHWIVTNIPGTTDVSFGREIVSYESPKPVIGIHRYVFILYKQRGRQTVKPPATRDQFNTRGFSAENGLGSPVAALYFNAQRETAARRR
- the LOC107797434 gene encoding E3 ubiquitin-protein ligase XBAT33: MGNSFGCSASGERLVSAARDGDYVEAKMLLDCNPCLSKYSTFGGLNSPLHFAAAKGHNDIVALLLGNGADVNSRNYCGQTALMQACRYGHWEVVQTLLLFRCNVTRADYLSGRTALHFAAVNGHVRCIRLVVADFVPSAPFDSINAQTDRGDSSNSKCKHEQSALSKFVNKAADGGITALHMAALNGYFDCVQLLLDLNANVSAVTFHYGSSMDLIGAGSTPLHYAACGGNLKCCQILIARGASRLTLNCNGWLPLDVARMWGRHWLEPLLAPNSDSIIPPFPSSSYLSLPLLSVLNIARECGLQSSATSSDDSDTCAVCLERVCSVSAEGCGHQLCVRCALYLCSASNIPSELLGPPGSIPCPLCRHGIVSFVKLPGSPAKEFKLHLSLSLCTPCMLHPREQDRSTPSSAHEIRKNRVASVSSDFSCPVTCSPFPSVAIPLCTCDEGPSPTLESIENDTQDETSNQSQSTSNDQDKMNVRLEKTTCSNMFWGRRSCSREHQCNAEINA